A single genomic interval of Arthrobacter methylotrophus harbors:
- the tig gene encoding trigger factor, with translation MKSAVENLTATRVKLNVEVPFEELKPSIDAAYKTVASQIQVPGFRKGKVPAKLVDQRVGRGYVLETAINDGLNGWYQAAVQEAGLRPLSRPEVEITEVPDPSSTDGELKFQVEIDVRPEVELPDYAGINVEVAAADSSEADVDKALDELRGRFGTLKSVDRPAADGDFLTIDITATIDGSEIDSATGLSYQVGAGTMLEGLDEAVTGLSAEEEAIFDTTLVGGDHAGEAAQVKAVVKTVKERELPEANDDFAQLASEFDTLAELREDLAKQAAASKVVGQGVEARDKVLDKLVELIEVPVPDSVVEEQLEQHFNPENAHGEGDHDTEEHRAEVKANAARAFQNEIILDAIADKEEVSVSQNELIDYIVTTASQYGMDPNQFAQIIDQSGQVPMMVSEVRRRKALAVVLGQAEVVDSEGNKVDLSDFVRPAGEEASVVEEAEEADVVPSDDPAAVKF, from the coding sequence GTGAAGAGCGCTGTCGAGAACCTCACCGCCACGCGGGTCAAGCTCAACGTTGAGGTTCCCTTTGAGGAACTGAAGCCGAGCATCGACGCCGCTTACAAGACCGTTGCTTCGCAGATCCAGGTTCCCGGGTTCCGCAAGGGCAAGGTTCCCGCCAAGCTGGTTGACCAGCGCGTTGGCCGTGGCTACGTCTTGGAGACCGCCATCAACGATGGCCTCAATGGCTGGTACCAGGCTGCCGTCCAGGAAGCCGGCCTTCGCCCGCTGAGCCGTCCCGAGGTTGAGATCACGGAGGTTCCGGACCCGTCCTCGACCGACGGCGAGCTGAAGTTCCAGGTCGAGATCGACGTCCGTCCCGAGGTCGAACTGCCGGACTACGCCGGCATCAACGTCGAGGTTGCCGCAGCAGATTCTTCCGAGGCCGACGTCGACAAGGCCTTGGACGAGCTCCGCGGCCGCTTCGGCACGCTGAAGTCCGTTGACCGCCCCGCTGCCGATGGCGACTTCCTGACCATCGACATCACCGCCACGATCGACGGCTCCGAAATCGACTCGGCTACCGGCCTGTCCTACCAGGTGGGTGCAGGCACCATGCTTGAGGGCTTGGACGAGGCCGTTACCGGCCTTTCTGCCGAGGAAGAAGCAATCTTCGACACCACGCTGGTCGGCGGCGACCATGCCGGCGAGGCCGCCCAGGTCAAGGCTGTTGTCAAGACCGTCAAGGAGCGCGAGCTTCCTGAAGCCAACGATGACTTCGCCCAGTTGGCATCCGAGTTCGACACCCTTGCCGAGCTGCGTGAAGACCTTGCCAAGCAGGCTGCTGCGTCCAAGGTCGTCGGCCAGGGCGTCGAAGCCCGCGACAAGGTCCTCGACAAGCTCGTGGAACTCATCGAGGTTCCGGTTCCGGACTCCGTAGTTGAAGAGCAGCTCGAGCAGCACTTCAACCCGGAAAACGCACATGGTGAAGGCGACCACGACACCGAGGAGCACCGCGCCGAGGTCAAGGCCAACGCTGCCCGTGCCTTCCAGAACGAGATCATCCTTGACGCTATCGCCGACAAGGAAGAAGTGAGCGTCAGCCAGAACGAGCTGATCGACTACATCGTTACCACAGCAAGCCAGTACGGCATGGACCCGAACCAGTTCGCCCAGATCATCGATCAGAGCGGCCAGGTTCCCATGATGGTTTCCGAGGTTCGCCGCCGCAAGGCTCTCGCGGTTGTCCTTGGCCAGGCCGAGGTTGTGGACTCCGAAGGCAACAAGGTCGACCTGAGCGACTTCGTGCGCCCCGCAGGCGAAGAGGCTTCCGTTGTCGAGGAAGCCGAAGAAGCCGACGTTGTTCCGAGCGACGATCCTGCCGCAGTGAAGTTCTAG
- a CDS encoding ATP-dependent Clp protease proteolytic subunit — MATVDPAAQDNYIYNRLLKERIIWLGSEVRDENANAICSQLLLLSAEDPEKDIYLYINSPGGSVTAGMAIYDTMQFIPNDVVTVATGLAASMGQFLLSSGTKGKRYATPNARILMHQPSGGIGGTASDIKIQAELILHMKKVMAELTAEQTGQTVETILKDNDRDKWFTAVDALEYGFFDKIAAHAGSVAGGGGTANASNSEK; from the coding sequence ATGGCAACCGTCGATCCAGCGGCCCAAGACAATTACATCTACAACCGCCTGCTGAAAGAGCGCATCATCTGGCTCGGATCCGAAGTCCGCGACGAGAATGCCAACGCGATCTGCTCCCAGCTCCTCCTCCTCTCGGCTGAAGACCCGGAGAAGGACATCTACCTGTACATCAACTCTCCTGGCGGTTCGGTGACCGCAGGCATGGCTATTTACGACACCATGCAGTTCATTCCGAACGACGTCGTAACCGTTGCCACCGGACTGGCGGCCTCCATGGGCCAGTTCCTTCTCTCTTCGGGCACCAAGGGCAAGCGGTACGCCACGCCCAACGCCCGCATCCTGATGCACCAGCCTTCCGGCGGTATCGGTGGCACGGCGTCGGACATCAAGATTCAGGCCGAGTTGATCCTGCACATGAAGAAGGTCATGGCGGAGTTGACCGCCGAACAGACCGGGCAGACCGTCGAGACCATCCTCAAGGACAACGACCGCGACAAGTGGTTCACAGCGGTCGACGCGCTCGAGTACGGCTTCTTCGACAAGATCGCCGCACACGCGGGATCGGTCGCCGGCGGCGGCGGAACGGCCAATGCTTCGAATTCCGAGAAGTAA
- the ettA gene encoding energy-dependent translational throttle protein EttA yields MAEFIYTMTKARKAVGEKLILDDVSMSFFPGAKIGVVGPNGAGKSTILKIMAGIDTPSNGEARLSPGYSVGILLQEPPLNEEKTVLGNVQEGVGEIYSKIQRFNEISEEMANPDADYDTLLEEMGHLQEAIDAADAWDIDSQLEQAMDALRCPPGDSDVTVLSGGERRRVALCKLLLQKPDLLLLDEPTNHLDAESVLWLEQHLSSYPGAVLAITHDRYFLDHVAEWICEVDRGRLYPYEGNYSTYLEKKRARLEIQGKKDAKQAKRLTEELEWVRSNAKGRQTKSKARLARYEEMAAEADRTRKLDFEEIQIPPGPRLGGLVLEAKNLQKGFEDRTLIDGLSFTLPRNGIVGVIGPNGVGKTTLFKTIVGLEPLDGGDLKIGDSVKISYADQSRGGIDPNKTLWEVVSDGLDFIQVGHVEMPSRAYVAAFGFKGPDQQKKAGVLSGGERNRLNLALTLKQGGNLLLLDEPTNDLDVETLSSLENALLEFPGCAVVVSHDRWFLDRVATHILAYEGDEENPSKWYWFEGNFESYEENKVERLGADAAKPHRVTHRKLTRD; encoded by the coding sequence ATGGCGGAATTCATTTACACGATGACCAAGGCTCGCAAGGCCGTTGGCGAAAAACTAATCCTGGACGATGTCAGCATGTCGTTCTTCCCTGGCGCGAAGATCGGTGTGGTGGGCCCGAACGGAGCCGGCAAATCCACGATCCTGAAGATCATGGCCGGCATCGACACACCGTCGAATGGCGAAGCCCGCCTCAGCCCCGGCTACTCCGTGGGCATCCTCCTGCAGGAGCCGCCCCTGAACGAGGAAAAGACCGTCCTGGGCAACGTCCAGGAAGGCGTGGGCGAGATCTACTCGAAGATCCAGCGCTTTAACGAGATCTCCGAGGAAATGGCCAACCCGGATGCCGACTACGACACCCTGCTGGAGGAAATGGGCCACCTCCAGGAAGCCATCGACGCGGCAGATGCCTGGGACATTGATTCCCAGCTCGAACAAGCCATGGACGCACTCCGCTGCCCGCCGGGCGACTCTGACGTGACTGTCCTGTCCGGTGGTGAGCGCCGCCGCGTAGCGCTTTGCAAGCTGCTGCTCCAGAAGCCTGACCTCCTGCTCCTTGACGAACCCACCAACCACTTGGACGCAGAAAGTGTTCTGTGGTTGGAGCAGCACCTCTCGTCCTACCCTGGTGCCGTCCTCGCCATCACTCACGATCGCTACTTCCTGGACCATGTCGCCGAGTGGATCTGTGAAGTGGACCGCGGCCGCCTGTACCCCTACGAAGGCAATTACTCCACGTACTTGGAGAAGAAGCGCGCCCGCCTGGAAATCCAGGGCAAGAAGGACGCGAAGCAAGCCAAGCGCCTGACCGAAGAACTTGAGTGGGTCCGTTCCAACGCCAAGGGCCGTCAGACCAAGTCGAAGGCCCGTCTGGCCCGCTACGAGGAAATGGCAGCCGAGGCCGATCGCACCAGAAAGCTCGACTTCGAAGAAATCCAGATTCCGCCGGGACCGCGTCTTGGTGGCCTGGTCCTGGAGGCGAAGAACCTGCAAAAAGGCTTCGAAGACCGAACCCTCATCGACGGCCTGTCGTTCACCCTGCCCCGAAACGGCATCGTCGGCGTCATTGGTCCCAACGGCGTCGGCAAGACCACCTTGTTCAAGACGATCGTCGGGCTGGAACCGCTTGACGGCGGCGACCTGAAGATCGGTGACTCCGTCAAGATCTCCTACGCTGATCAGAGCCGCGGCGGCATCGATCCCAACAAGACCCTGTGGGAGGTCGTCTCCGACGGCCTGGACTTCATCCAGGTGGGCCACGTTGAAATGCCATCGCGTGCCTACGTGGCCGCCTTCGGCTTCAAAGGACCGGACCAGCAGAAGAAGGCCGGAGTGCTCTCGGGCGGTGAGCGTAACCGCCTGAACCTGGCCCTCACTCTCAAGCAGGGCGGAAACTTGCTGCTGCTTGACGAGCCCACCAACGACCTCGACGTCGAAACCCTCAGCAGCCTCGAGAACGCCTTGCTCGAGTTCCCCGGCTGCGCGGTAGTGGTCTCTCACGACAGGTGGTTCCTCGACCGGGTTGCCACCCATATCCTCGCCTACGAAGGTGACGAGGAAAACCCGTCGAAGTGGTACTGGTTCGAGGGTAACTTCGAATCCTACGAGGAAAACAAGGTGGAGCGCCTTGGCGCGGACGCGGCCAAGCCGCACCGTGTCACGCACCGCAAGTTGACTCGCGACTAA
- a CDS encoding mechanosensitive ion channel family protein: MNVASSTDNIVADAAKIDFASIFVTLGIGLVVWVVARFIILRITRRVAEGTSFFKKPHFRWVQPAFRALDHERRAQRAHTIGSLLTSVLSVVVVVIVIIYVLKYLNVDIAPLLTSVGILGVAIGFGAQQLIRDFLSGIFITIEDQFGIGDVIVTTEVIGTVESVGLRITRLRAEDGAIWYLRNGEILRVGNRSQGDYVPEEPAVPNDVPPAPPGTAPAETAASGAPQSSKESLKIQEQKAGE; the protein is encoded by the coding sequence ATGAACGTCGCCTCGTCGACCGACAACATCGTGGCCGATGCAGCCAAGATCGATTTCGCGTCAATCTTCGTGACGCTGGGCATTGGCTTGGTGGTCTGGGTGGTAGCCCGGTTCATCATTCTGCGTATTACGCGCCGCGTAGCTGAGGGCACCAGCTTCTTCAAGAAACCCCATTTCAGGTGGGTCCAGCCGGCTTTCCGGGCACTCGACCATGAACGGCGCGCCCAACGCGCCCACACCATCGGCTCCCTGCTGACAAGCGTGCTGAGCGTTGTGGTGGTGGTCATCGTCATCATCTACGTCCTCAAATACCTGAATGTAGATATTGCCCCGCTGCTCACAAGCGTCGGGATTTTGGGTGTGGCCATCGGCTTTGGCGCCCAACAACTTATCCGCGATTTCCTGTCCGGCATCTTCATCACCATCGAGGATCAGTTCGGGATCGGCGATGTGATCGTGACCACGGAAGTGATTGGCACCGTTGAATCGGTCGGTCTCCGGATCACCCGTCTCAGGGCTGAAGACGGCGCCATCTGGTATCTGCGCAACGGGGAGATCCTGAGGGTGGGCAACCGCTCGCAAGGAGACTACGTGCCGGAGGAACCAGCCGTCCCGAATGACGTTCCGCCTGCACCCCCGGGTACTGCGCCCGCCGAAACGGCTGCATCCGGTGCGCCCCAATCGTCAAAGGAATCCCTCAAGATTCAAGAGCAGAAAGCAGGTGAGTGA
- a CDS encoding Fpg/Nei family DNA glycosylase, which translates to MPEGHSIHRLARQFQDVFAGHALGVSSPQGRFTAGAALLDGHELLEAMAHGKQLFLRFDHGVVLHVHLGLYGAWNFGGDESFRGASSIGAPRRIGEREAFSPDAGPDAGISYSGPPEPVGAVRVRLVSANGWADLRGATTCAAITEAEVAAVLARLGPDPLHNLPGNREEFMRRVRRRKTAVGLLLMDQSVIAGIGNIYRAEVLFRQRIDPWVSGSSLDAETAGLLWDDTVAAMSDGVRDGRIVTTPAALWSGGNAGALDGEAHFVYKRQGQPCRRCGETVGMAEIGARKLYWCPGCQD; encoded by the coding sequence GTGCCTGAGGGGCATTCCATCCATCGCCTGGCGCGTCAGTTCCAGGATGTTTTCGCCGGCCACGCGCTGGGGGTTTCCAGTCCACAAGGGCGTTTCACCGCGGGTGCGGCCCTCTTGGACGGTCATGAGTTGCTGGAAGCAATGGCGCACGGCAAGCAGCTCTTCCTCCGCTTTGACCATGGCGTGGTTCTGCATGTCCATTTGGGTCTCTATGGCGCGTGGAATTTCGGCGGTGACGAATCCTTCCGGGGAGCCTCGAGTATCGGGGCTCCCCGGCGGATCGGCGAGCGGGAAGCTTTTTCACCGGATGCCGGGCCGGACGCAGGAATCAGCTACTCGGGGCCGCCCGAGCCGGTAGGTGCCGTGCGTGTCCGCCTCGTCTCGGCGAACGGCTGGGCGGACTTGCGGGGAGCCACTACCTGTGCGGCGATCACCGAGGCGGAGGTAGCGGCTGTCCTGGCCCGCCTGGGTCCCGATCCCCTTCACAACCTCCCGGGAAACCGCGAGGAGTTCATGCGACGCGTGCGGCGCCGCAAGACCGCCGTCGGGCTCCTCCTGATGGATCAATCCGTGATAGCCGGAATCGGCAACATCTACCGCGCGGAGGTGCTCTTCCGGCAACGCATTGATCCATGGGTTTCCGGCAGTTCCCTGGACGCTGAAACCGCCGGACTTCTGTGGGACGACACCGTGGCTGCCATGTCCGACGGCGTCCGGGACGGGCGGATTGTTACGACCCCCGCGGCGCTTTGGAGCGGCGGAAACGCGGGAGCGCTCGACGGCGAAGCCCACTTTGTCTACAAGCGGCAGGGCCAGCCCTGCCGCCGCTGTGGTGAGACCGTGGGGATGGCTGAAATCGGTGCGCGCAAGCTCTACTGGTGCCCGGGCTGCCAGGACTAG
- a CDS encoding globin codes for MQNDPFSQPAYTDSFYEAVGGHETFAKLIDVFYDGVAGDPLLRPMYPELDLAPAKRRFLMFLEQYWGGPGTYSAERGHPRLRMRHMPFQVTPEAKDRWLFHMRAAVDSLGLSPLHEGTLWDYMERAALTMVNSPSVQKP; via the coding sequence ATGCAAAACGATCCGTTCAGCCAGCCTGCCTACACCGACAGCTTCTACGAGGCCGTCGGAGGGCACGAGACTTTCGCGAAGCTCATCGATGTCTTTTACGACGGCGTCGCCGGAGATCCATTGCTCCGGCCAATGTACCCCGAACTAGACCTCGCCCCGGCGAAGCGACGGTTCCTCATGTTTCTTGAGCAGTATTGGGGCGGTCCGGGCACCTACAGCGCGGAACGCGGGCACCCCCGCTTGAGGATGCGGCACATGCCCTTCCAGGTGACACCGGAAGCCAAGGACCGCTGGCTCTTCCACATGCGCGCGGCAGTGGACTCCCTCGGCTTGTCGCCTCTTCACGAAGGTACGCTGTGGGACTACATGGAGCGGGCTGCGCTCACGATGGTCAACAGCCCATCGGTCCAGAAACCTTAA
- a CDS encoding ribose-5-phosphate isomerase, producing MTTPRVHIATDHAGMELSAHLVSHLTAKGYDVVDHGPKVYDALDDYPSFCINAAAAVVADQKAAVHALGIVLGGSGNGEQIAANKVKGVRAALAWNLSTARLAREHNDANVVAVGGRQHTVEEATELIEAFLEEPFSNDERHVRRIGKIATYENTGEIVA from the coding sequence GTGACTACACCCCGCGTCCACATTGCTACGGATCACGCTGGCATGGAGCTCAGCGCCCACCTCGTAAGCCACCTGACCGCCAAGGGCTACGACGTGGTTGACCACGGCCCCAAGGTCTACGACGCCCTGGATGACTACCCTTCGTTCTGCATCAACGCGGCTGCCGCCGTGGTGGCAGACCAGAAAGCCGCCGTTCATGCATTGGGCATCGTCCTGGGCGGGTCCGGCAACGGTGAGCAAATTGCGGCAAACAAGGTCAAAGGCGTCCGCGCCGCACTTGCATGGAACCTGTCCACGGCAAGACTGGCCCGCGAACACAACGATGCCAACGTGGTTGCCGTCGGCGGCCGCCAGCACACCGTAGAGGAAGCCACGGAACTGATCGAGGCCTTCTTGGAGGAACCTTTCAGCAATGACGAACGCCACGTTCGCCGCATCGGAAAGATCGCCACCTATGAAAATACCGGCGAAATCGTCGCATAG
- a CDS encoding OsmC family protein, which translates to MSLDEHRYSLTVRWTGNLGSGTSSYRGYARDHDIEIPGVPVLKGSSDPAFHGDKSRYNPEQLLLAALSQCHMLAFLHVAVKSGVVVTDYIDQAEGMMRLNRDGSGQFESVTLKPHVTVTDPAHVSLVDELHHEANRLCFIARSVNFPVLHEPNTTAAAS; encoded by the coding sequence ATGAGCCTGGACGAACACCGCTACTCCCTGACCGTACGCTGGACCGGAAACCTGGGCAGTGGAACCTCCAGCTACCGTGGTTATGCCCGGGACCACGACATCGAGATCCCCGGTGTGCCCGTCCTCAAGGGCTCCTCGGACCCCGCCTTCCACGGGGACAAGAGCCGATACAACCCTGAGCAACTGCTCCTCGCCGCCCTGTCCCAGTGCCATATGCTGGCTTTCCTGCATGTTGCGGTCAAAAGCGGCGTGGTGGTCACCGACTATATCGACCAGGCCGAGGGGATGATGAGGCTTAATCGCGACGGCAGCGGCCAGTTCGAGAGCGTCACCTTGAAGCCGCACGTCACGGTTACAGACCCGGCGCATGTCTCCCTCGTGGACGAGTTGCACCACGAGGCGAACCGGCTGTGCTTCATCGCCCGGAGCGTCAACTTTCCCGTTCTGCATGAGCCGAACACGACGGCGGCCGCCAGCTAG
- the pepN gene encoding aminopeptidase N, whose protein sequence is MPGLNLTRTEARHRAELLIVTSYDVALDLTKGATVFGSTTVVKFSAAEGSSSFIDAITETVHSVTLNGTELDPAVVSDGVRIQLPELATENELRIVADAPYMNTGEGLHRFVDPVDNEVYLYTQFEVPDSRRMFAVFEQPDLKAAFTFTVTAPSHWDLISNSPTPVPVETTPGDDGGARSVWHFAPTPRISSYVTALIAGPYQSVRSNVTSSDGRMIPLGVFARKSLMQYLDAENIFELTRQGFEFFEAQFGFPYPFDKYDQLFVPEFNAGAMENAGAVTILEGYVFRSKVTDAQIERRAITVLHELAHMWFGDLVTMRWWNDLWLNESFAEYMSHLAAVENTEFDRAWTTFASVEKSWAYRQDQLPTTHPIFAEINDLQDVEVNFDGITYAKGASVLRQLVAWVGPEQFMAGVREYFQKHAWQNTELADLIKELEAASGRDLDQWGKLWLETAGVNTLSPELDVDSDGTITSFAIRQTAIDEQPTLRPHRLAVGFYNLSTEGKLERTHREELDVDGPRTDVPALAGLARPDLVLLNDDDLAYAKVRLDPVSLATAKAHLKDFAGSLPRTLVWGSAWDGARDGETPARGYVDLILANIASETDSSVILVQLRQLATTLSYYVAAEHKEAATVAAADKLWELASTVASGSDAQLQFVKSFALLAASSSQLDTVQSVLDGGTVLDGLTVDQDLRWELLTSLVVGSREGQERINAELERDHTANGQNAAALATAALPTPEGKAEAWNKIVVTGELSNAIQSSAVTGFTRVLDTSLLEPYAEKYFEAVPEIVANRTHALAQQIVVGLYPAQLTTQATVDRTDKFLAELQADSNALRRMMLENRDGVARALKARAADV, encoded by the coding sequence TTGCCAGGCCTGAACCTGACGCGCACCGAAGCCAGACATCGCGCAGAACTGCTCATCGTGACTTCGTATGACGTCGCCCTCGACTTGACGAAGGGTGCCACGGTCTTCGGCTCCACCACGGTGGTGAAATTCTCGGCCGCCGAAGGTTCCTCGAGCTTCATCGACGCGATCACGGAGACGGTGCACAGCGTGACGCTCAACGGCACCGAACTTGATCCCGCGGTGGTGTCCGACGGCGTACGCATCCAGCTGCCTGAGCTCGCCACCGAGAACGAGCTCAGGATCGTCGCCGATGCGCCGTACATGAACACCGGTGAAGGCCTGCACCGTTTCGTGGACCCAGTCGACAACGAGGTCTACCTGTACACCCAATTCGAGGTGCCCGATTCCCGCCGCATGTTCGCTGTGTTCGAGCAGCCGGACCTGAAAGCGGCATTCACGTTCACGGTCACCGCGCCCTCGCACTGGGACTTGATTTCCAACTCCCCTACCCCGGTACCCGTGGAAACCACTCCCGGGGACGACGGCGGTGCCCGCTCCGTCTGGCACTTCGCGCCCACCCCCCGTATCTCCTCCTACGTCACCGCCCTGATCGCGGGCCCCTACCAATCGGTCCGCAGCAACGTCACCAGCTCCGACGGCCGGATGATCCCGCTCGGCGTGTTCGCCCGCAAATCCCTCATGCAATACCTGGACGCCGAGAACATCTTCGAACTGACCCGACAAGGTTTCGAGTTCTTCGAGGCCCAGTTCGGCTTCCCGTATCCCTTCGATAAGTACGATCAACTCTTCGTTCCCGAGTTCAACGCCGGCGCCATGGAAAACGCCGGCGCAGTGACGATCCTCGAGGGCTACGTCTTCCGGAGCAAGGTCACCGACGCCCAGATCGAACGCCGCGCCATCACCGTTCTGCACGAACTGGCCCACATGTGGTTCGGGGACCTCGTGACGATGCGCTGGTGGAACGACCTCTGGCTCAACGAGTCCTTTGCCGAGTACATGTCCCACCTCGCCGCAGTCGAGAACACCGAATTTGACCGTGCGTGGACCACCTTCGCTTCCGTGGAGAAGTCCTGGGCCTACCGGCAGGACCAGCTGCCCACGACCCACCCGATTTTCGCCGAGATCAACGATCTCCAGGACGTCGAGGTGAACTTTGACGGCATCACGTACGCCAAGGGCGCCTCAGTCCTCAGGCAGCTTGTTGCCTGGGTCGGCCCTGAACAATTCATGGCCGGCGTCCGCGAATACTTCCAGAAGCATGCTTGGCAGAACACCGAACTGGCAGACCTCATTAAGGAACTCGAGGCCGCGAGCGGCCGCGACTTGGACCAGTGGGGCAAACTCTGGCTCGAGACCGCAGGCGTCAACACGCTCTCCCCCGAGCTCGATGTCGACTCCGACGGCACCATTACGTCTTTTGCGATCCGGCAGACAGCCATCGACGAACAGCCCACCCTGCGCCCACACCGCCTCGCCGTGGGCTTCTACAACCTCTCAACCGAAGGCAAGCTCGAACGCACCCACAGGGAAGAGCTCGACGTCGACGGTCCCCGGACCGATGTCCCGGCCCTTGCCGGGCTGGCGCGTCCGGACCTGGTACTGCTCAACGACGACGATCTCGCGTATGCGAAGGTCCGCCTTGACCCCGTGTCGCTGGCGACCGCGAAGGCCCACCTGAAGGACTTCGCCGGCAGCCTCCCGCGCACCCTGGTGTGGGGCTCGGCATGGGATGGCGCCCGCGACGGCGAAACCCCCGCCCGCGGCTACGTTGACTTGATCCTGGCCAACATCGCCTCCGAGACCGATTCCTCCGTGATCCTGGTCCAGCTGCGGCAGCTCGCCACCACGCTCAGCTACTACGTCGCCGCTGAACACAAGGAAGCGGCCACCGTAGCTGCCGCGGACAAGCTGTGGGAGCTCGCTTCCACCGTGGCCTCCGGATCGGACGCCCAGCTCCAGTTCGTGAAGTCCTTCGCTTTGCTCGCCGCCAGCAGCTCCCAACTGGACACCGTCCAGTCGGTATTGGACGGCGGCACCGTCCTGGACGGCCTCACTGTCGACCAGGACCTGCGCTGGGAACTCCTGACGTCGCTGGTGGTGGGCAGCCGCGAGGGCCAGGAGCGGATCAACGCCGAACTTGAGCGCGATCACACGGCCAACGGCCAGAATGCTGCCGCCTTGGCAACAGCCGCCCTCCCCACTCCCGAGGGCAAAGCCGAAGCGTGGAACAAGATTGTTGTGACGGGCGAGCTCTCCAACGCCATCCAAAGCTCCGCCGTCACGGGCTTCACCCGGGTGCTGGACACCTCCCTGCTGGAACCGTACGCCGAAAAGTACTTCGAGGCAGTCCCGGAAATTGTCGCCAACCGCACCCACGCGCTGGCCCAGCAGATCGTCGTCGGACTCTACCCTGCACAGCTGACCACCCAGGCCACCGTGGATCGCACGGACAAGTTCCTGGCTGAGCTGCAGGCGGACAGCAACGCCCTGCGGCGCATGATGCTCGAAAACCGCGACGGCGTCGCCCGCGCCCTCAAGGCCCGCGCGGCAGACGTCTAG
- a CDS encoding acyl-CoA thioesterase II, producing the protein MTDAHAGLEHQVALEDPTSTLIELLSLADFDGARTAEDIFLGPSQKQPRHRVFGGQVLAQSLVAGMRTVEEDRTVHSMHGYFLRPGDANQAITFSVERLRDGRSFSARRVHAYQEGQPILSMTASFQTEAVGVEHQSAMPAGIPDPETLPSTAEILQKYDHPLARHMSFERPFDVRHVDPALYVEAPTEHVASNAVWMKTFGPMPDDPNLHLAALAYASDYTILESVLRKNGLSWMTPGMSVASLDHAMWWHRPVRVDEWLLYVQESPSAQGARGLATGKIFSRDGQHVATVAQEGMLRIPR; encoded by the coding sequence ATGACTGACGCGCACGCGGGCCTGGAACATCAGGTTGCCCTTGAGGATCCCACATCCACCCTCATCGAACTACTGTCCCTGGCCGACTTCGACGGCGCGAGGACAGCAGAGGACATCTTCCTTGGGCCGTCCCAAAAACAGCCGCGCCACCGCGTGTTCGGCGGACAGGTGCTGGCCCAATCGCTCGTGGCCGGTATGCGTACTGTGGAGGAGGACCGCACTGTCCATTCCATGCACGGCTACTTCCTTCGTCCCGGAGACGCCAACCAGGCCATCACTTTCAGCGTTGAACGGCTCCGCGACGGACGCTCATTCTCCGCGCGACGGGTGCACGCGTACCAGGAGGGACAACCGATCCTGTCGATGACCGCCTCCTTCCAGACCGAGGCAGTCGGCGTTGAGCACCAGTCCGCGATGCCGGCCGGAATTCCGGATCCCGAAACCCTGCCAAGTACCGCGGAAATCCTGCAGAAGTACGACCATCCGCTCGCGCGCCACATGTCCTTCGAGCGTCCCTTCGACGTCCGCCACGTGGACCCCGCACTTTACGTGGAAGCGCCCACGGAGCACGTAGCCAGCAACGCAGTATGGATGAAGACCTTCGGCCCGATGCCGGATGACCCCAATCTTCATCTGGCAGCCCTGGCCTACGCGAGCGACTACACCATCCTGGAATCGGTGTTGCGCAAGAACGGATTGAGCTGGATGACTCCGGGCATGAGCGTGGCGAGCCTCGACCACGCCATGTGGTGGCATCGACCGGTCCGAGTGGACGAATGGCTACTGTACGTACAGGAGTCCCCCAGCGCCCAGGGCGCCCGCGGGCTGGCCACCGGCAAGATCTTCAGCCGCGATGGACAGCATGTCGCCACCGTGGCGCAGGAGGGCATGCTCCGGATTCCGCGGTAG